Proteins found in one Methanomassiliicoccus sp. genomic segment:
- a CDS encoding DUF937 domain-containing protein yields MGMLSSGDNLSAISKTVGGDSSAVKSALGMGIPAILGSMANNASKPGGLDMLKGMMSKADAANPTGDMAAMLSGGGSAGGSDMLSGLLGGQLAPIQNAIAKKTGLPASAIGQVLAMIVPMIMAKVSKMFTSQKMDDKGLTAFLGDQSKMAMQSSPDMADIMKQITGGAGEKTGFLAKLKALFK; encoded by the coding sequence ATGGGAATGTTGTCCTCGGGGGACAACCTTTCAGCTATTAGCAAGACGGTAGGTGGAGATTCTAGCGCCGTAAAGTCCGCGCTGGGGATGGGTATCCCCGCCATATTAGGGTCCATGGCCAATAACGCTTCGAAGCCCGGTGGCTTGGATATGCTCAAGGGAATGATGTCCAAGGCGGATGCCGCCAACCCCACGGGAGACATGGCCGCCATGCTCAGCGGCGGAGGGTCGGCCGGAGGTTCAGATATGCTCAGCGGCCTTCTGGGCGGTCAGCTTGCCCCCATACAGAACGCCATTGCCAAAAAGACCGGGCTGCCGGCCTCGGCGATAGGGCAGGTGCTAGCGATGATTGTACCCATGATAATGGCCAAGGTAAGCAAGATGTTCACGTCGCAGAAGATGGATGACAAGGGATTGACCGCATTCCTTGGTGACCAGTCCAAGATGGCCATGCAATCCTCTCCGGACATGGCGGACATCATGAAGCAGATCACCGGGGGCGCAGGAGAGAAGACTGGCTTCCTGGCCAAGCTAAAGGCGCTATTCAAGTAA
- a CDS encoding phosphate-starvation-inducible PsiE family protein, whose product MTILPVYKKIVMYTAIAVIGFVIFLILLSTIMDVLGSTLNKDLLISTRMTVLNLIGNFLLLVVCVELMDTLYAYAVKQQIHVEIVILVALTAVARELIVFNYETVSAEVLMGVGAAILSLSISYFLIRRCKVKPEGEAV is encoded by the coding sequence ATGACGATCCTGCCAGTCTACAAGAAGATTGTGATGTATACCGCCATCGCCGTTATAGGTTTCGTCATTTTCCTCATTTTGCTGTCTACGATTATGGATGTTCTGGGTTCGACTCTGAACAAGGACCTGCTCATCTCCACCAGGATGACCGTCCTCAATCTCATCGGAAACTTCCTGTTGCTGGTGGTGTGCGTGGAACTCATGGACACCCTGTACGCCTACGCAGTCAAGCAGCAGATACATGTTGAGATCGTCATACTGGTCGCGTTGACCGCTGTCGCCAGGGAGCTGATAGTCTTCAACTACGAGACCGTCAGTGCCGAGGTCCTCATGGGAGTGGGAGCGGCAATACTGTCGCTGTCGATATCGTATTTCCTGATACGCCGCTGCAAGGTGAAGCCGGAAGGTGAAGCGGTCTAA